AGCCGCTGCCCGGCCGCCTCGATCGCTTCCCGGATCTCCTCGGGACGCCAGGGGCGCCCGGTCGTCGTCAGGTCCACAGCGGTTCCTTCGTCCAGGGGCCGGCGGTACGGCGGTACGAGAAGGTCAGCGCGGCCGGATCGAACGCGGGCAGGTCATCACCCGCGAAGACCGCTGGTTCGCACAGGAGTTGGCGCAGATCAGGCATGGAGCTCCCCCTGAGTGCTAATGGTTGTTCGCGACGTTACCATTAGACGCATGACCGCCACACGCCTCGCCCTGAAACTCGCCGTCACCCTCCGCCACGACGGCCACGGCGGAGTCACCGACGACCTCGCCGACACCGAGGGACTCGCGGTCTGGCTGCGCGAGCACGCCGCCCTCCTGGACGGCACGACGGTCCCGGCCGCGCCGGACGAGGCACTCCTCACCGCCGTACGGGAGCTGCGCGCCGCCGTCCGCTCGCTGTTCGCGCGCGCCGTACGGCCGGGACCGCCCAGCGCCGCCGACGCCCACCGGCTGCCCCCCGAGGACGAGGCGATCCGCCGGCTGAACGCCGCCGCCGCGCGCGTGCCCACCGCCCCGCAGCTCACCTGGGAGCCCGGCGCACCCCCCGCGCTGCGCCTGCTCCCGACCGGCTCCCCGCCCGCCGCCGACACGGTCCTCGCCGCGCTGGCCCGCGCCGCCCTCACCTTCCTCGACGGTCCCGAACGGGCCCTGCTGCGGGCCTGCCCGGCCCCGCGCTGCGTGCGCTACTTCGTCAAGGACCACGCCCGCCAGGAATGGTGCACCCCCTCCTGCGGCAACCGCGCCCGGGTCGCCCGCCACCACGAGCGGCACCGCGAAGGGCGCGGCGACGCCTCGTAGGGTGGGCGGCATGACGGGCGAACGCGATCTCCAGGTCCTGCTGCGCGGCATGCGGCCGGAACTGCACCAGGGCCGGTACGTCTTCACCAGCGTGTCCGGGGCGATCCCCCCGGGCCTCGCCCCGGTGGTCACCGTCGCCGAACCCGAAGGACTCACCCTCGTCCTCCGCCAGGAGGAAGCCGACCGCACCGGCCTGGCCTACGACTACGTCGCCGCCTGGATCACCCTGCGGGTGCACTCCGCGCTGGACGCCGTCGGCCTGACCGCCGCCGTCGCCACCGCCCTCGCCGACGCCGGCCTCAGCTGCAACGTCGTCGCCGGGTTCCACCACGATCACCTCTTCGTGCCCCACGAAGCGGCCGACGAGGCGCTGCGCCACCTCGGTGAACTGGCCGACCGGGCCTGAAACGGGGGCGCCACGGGCCCGGCGCACCCGGTGTCGCTCACCCCGACGTCCGCGCGGCGCGTGCGCCCGGGCCACGTACGATGGCGGCATGTCCTTCCTCCGCCGCCGTAGCGCAGCCACGCCCGCCGGTCCAGACTTCGACGTTCTCGCCATGGACCCCGGGGACTGGCCGGGCAACCTCGGGGCCGGCCTGCTGCCCGCACCCGACGGAAGCTGCCAGGGCGTCTTCCTGCGCTACGACCTGTTCGGCGGCCGCGGACCCGCGATGATCATCGGTAACCTGCCCGAGGGCTCCCCGGCCCGCGAGCTCGACGACGACGAGGTGCCCTTCGAGGTCGCCCAGCTGCTCGCGGCGCTCGGCAACGACGAACCGGTGACCGTCGTGGAGAGCGAGGACACCCCCGTCATGCACGAGGGCAACCTGCTCATCGTCAAGCGCATCAAGTGCTCCGAGAGCCGGATCTCCTGCGCCCAGTTCGACCGCAGCGACGGCGTGCTGGTCACCATCGCCAGCTGGGACCGGCCGATCACCGACGACCTCTACGCGCTGCTCAAGCCGCTGCCCGCGGAACTCTTCCAGCAGGGCTGAGCCGGGCCCCGGCGCCGGCTCACCGGGCGGGCACGCGGCGACCTCGCCCGTGCCCGCCCGGTCGGCGCAGTTCCCTCGCTACGAGTCCGAGTGCCGCACGTCCACGTCGGCAGCGCGCACATAGCCGACCCGGTGCCCCAGCTGGATCTCGTAGTAGACGTCCGCACCGCGGACGATCGCGTGCTTCGAGACGTCGAAGGTCGGCGCGTAGAAGTACTCGCTGCTCACCTTCTGCCCGACCGCGTACTTCTGCCCGGCGGCGATCTTGTACGGCAGCGGCGTCACGGCCTGGTACGGCACCCCGGCCGGGTACGCGTCCTTCTCCGGGTAGGCCCGGCCGTAGACCGGGATCTCCTCGCGGTCCGCCTTCGGGGTCGCGATCAGCCCCTTGCCGTTCACCGCGGTCCGCGCGCCGTGCGGGTTGCGGAACCACGCCTTCTGCCCGAGGTACCAGATCGCCGTCCAGTCGCCGGACCGGCCCGCCACCGCGAACTGCTGGCCCGTCGTGGCCCGGGCACCGGTGTCGTTCACCCCCTCCGTCGTGTCACTGCCGTCCGGGTGCAGCCCGACGTCCCTGACCAGCGGGGCGTTCTCGCTCGGCGCGGTGTACAGCCGGACCGCCGTGGAACCGTGCGGCGCGCAGGTGTCCCCGGGCTTGTCGCAGCCGGTGTAGGGCGGCTGGTTGCGGTCGTAGTCGGGGCGGATGGTGACCAGCCCGCCGTGGCTGCCCCCGGCGGAGTGGAACGGCTTGCCCAGCAGGGTGAAGTAGTGCGCCCAGTCCCAGTACGGCCCGGGATCGGTGTGCATCCCGGGGATCGTGGACGGCGACGTACCGGGCACGTTGTCGTGGCCCAGGATGTGCTGCC
The sequence above is a segment of the Streptomyces lydicus genome. Coding sequences within it:
- a CDS encoding ACT domain-containing protein encodes the protein MTGERDLQVLLRGMRPELHQGRYVFTSVSGAIPPGLAPVVTVAEPEGLTLVLRQEEADRTGLAYDYVAAWITLRVHSALDAVGLTAAVATALADAGLSCNVVAGFHHDHLFVPHEAADEALRHLGELADRA
- a CDS encoding CGNR zinc finger domain-containing protein; amino-acid sequence: MTATRLALKLAVTLRHDGHGGVTDDLADTEGLAVWLREHAALLDGTTVPAAPDEALLTAVRELRAAVRSLFARAVRPGPPSAADAHRLPPEDEAIRRLNAAAARVPTAPQLTWEPGAPPALRLLPTGSPPAADTVLAALARAALTFLDGPERALLRACPAPRCVRYFVKDHARQEWCTPSCGNRARVARHHERHREGRGDAS